From Candidatus Eisenbacteria bacterium, a single genomic window includes:
- the metG gene encoding methionine--tRNA ligase — translation MGGPTRRHLLPHASSHRRGWQGVVGRALGSPGGYEDRRSEPGPQKGMRQIRVCLPGDKARGRRESGARTQAAAVPLGELMPKFYLTTAIDYVNNIPHVGTAYEKIAADAIARYKRLAGFDTRFLMGNDEHSTNVVKAAREQGLDPKEYCDRMEVVFRDVWKRLDISYDDFIRTTEPRHIRGVQALFEKIAAAGDIYKGKYEGYYCVGCERFYPEKDLVDKKCPIHQTVLERLSEDNYFFKLSKYGPPLLRHIREHPEFIIPEIRRNEIVNVIEGGLEDISVSRSSGAWGIPFPIDSGQTVYVWFDALINYISGVGYPESNGLFSRYWPADLHVIGKDITRFHCVIWPAMLMSAGVPLPHSVLGHGWVHFQGEKLSKSLGNIVNPLEVADRWGADSLRYYLLKEVPLSRDGDFTWDLFIQRYNSDLANDWGNLFTRTISMVHRYRAGKLAPGAAEEDLTSVIAGAIRNYRAAVDRYELEGGIEAAWEIIRRANRLVEERAPWNLAKDPARAADLDRLLGSLAVALQHTALLLYPIMPAKAHVVWETLRLTPALEQARFPADGALLPPPPAGTVLGESQPLFPRIER, via the coding sequence ATGGGAGGTCCGACGCGTCGACATCTTCTACCGCACGCTTCATCTCACCGACGAGGGTGGCAAGGAGTCGTCGGTCGAGCTCTCGGCTCTCCCGGCGGGTACGAAGATCGTCGGTCCGAGCCGGGACCGCAGAAAGGGATGCGACAAATCCGAGTGTGCCTCCCGGGGGACAAAGCCCGGGGACGGAGAGAATCCGGCGCGCGGACCCAAGCCGCCGCGGTCCCCCTCGGAGAATTGATGCCCAAGTTCTACCTGACGACCGCGATCGACTACGTGAACAACATCCCGCACGTCGGGACCGCGTACGAGAAGATCGCGGCGGACGCGATCGCGCGATACAAGCGCCTCGCGGGCTTCGACACCCGCTTCCTGATGGGGAATGACGAGCACTCGACGAACGTCGTGAAGGCGGCGCGCGAGCAGGGGCTCGATCCCAAGGAATATTGCGACCGGATGGAGGTCGTCTTTCGGGACGTCTGGAAGCGGCTCGATATCTCCTACGACGACTTCATCCGCACGACCGAGCCGCGCCACATCCGCGGCGTGCAGGCGCTCTTCGAGAAAATCGCGGCCGCGGGGGACATCTATAAAGGAAAGTACGAGGGCTACTACTGCGTCGGGTGCGAGCGCTTCTATCCCGAGAAGGACCTGGTCGACAAGAAATGCCCCATCCACCAGACCGTCCTCGAGCGGCTGAGCGAGGACAACTACTTCTTCAAGCTCTCGAAGTACGGCCCGCCGCTACTGCGACACATCCGGGAGCATCCAGAGTTCATCATCCCTGAAATCCGACGCAACGAGATCGTGAACGTGATCGAGGGCGGTCTGGAGGACATCTCGGTCTCACGCTCCTCCGGCGCTTGGGGGATTCCGTTCCCGATCGATTCGGGCCAGACCGTCTACGTCTGGTTCGACGCGCTGATCAACTACATCTCGGGCGTCGGCTACCCGGAGTCGAACGGGCTCTTCTCCCGCTACTGGCCGGCCGATCTTCACGTGATTGGAAAGGACATCACCCGGTTCCACTGCGTGATCTGGCCCGCGATGCTGATGAGCGCGGGCGTCCCGCTCCCCCATTCCGTCCTGGGCCACGGGTGGGTCCACTTCCAGGGGGAGAAGCTCTCCAAGTCGCTCGGGAACATCGTCAATCCGCTCGAGGTCGCCGATCGATGGGGAGCCGACTCTCTGCGGTACTACCTTCTAAAAGAGGTTCCGCTCTCACGGGACGGCGACTTCACGTGGGACCTCTTCATCCAGCGCTACAACTCCGATCTGGCCAACGACTGGGGCAATCTCTTCACGCGGACGATCTCGATGGTCCATCGGTATCGGGCCGGAAAGCTCGCGCCCGGAGCGGCCGAGGAGGATTTGACCTCGGTGATCGCGGGCGCGATCCGGAACTACCGGGCCGCGGTCGACCGCTACGAGCTGGAAGGCGGGATCGAGGCGGCCTGGGAGATCATCCGCCGGGCGAACCGGCTGGTCGAGGAACGGGCGCCGTGGAATCTGGCGAAGGATCCCGCGCGCGCGGCGGACCTCGACCGGCTCCTGGGCTCCCTCGCGGTGGCCCTCCAGCACACGGCCCTGCTTCTCTACCCAATCATGCCGGCTAAAGCCCACGTGGTCTGGGAGACGCTCCGACTGACGCCCGCCCTCGAGCAGGCCCGGTTCCCCGCGGACGGGGCGCTCCTGCCACCCCCGCCGGCCGGGACGGTCCTGGGCGAGTCGCAGCCGCTCTTCCCCCGCATCGAGCGATGA
- a CDS encoding stage 0 sporulation family protein — protein sequence MADTKTAVAEAAEVIEIIFKGRRRAHYANPRELPVHEGDYVVVQAERGEDLGRVHHTSEWVKRTHLQGSLKQILRVARAEDLELHERNRAKEERAFGICKDRIVHRDVEMKLVDCEYQLDGNRVTFFFTAEKRVDFRDLVKDLASAFRTRIELRQIGVRDEAGRIGGVGTCGRELCCATWLREFEPITLKMAKDQGLSPSPSKISGACGRLKCCLRYELDFYKEAAREFPKIGSKLTLPDGEWEVRRVDIFYRTLHLTDEGGKESSVELSALPAGTKIVGPSRDRRKGCDKSECASRGTKPGDGENPARGPKPPRSPSEN from the coding sequence ATGGCTGATACGAAGACGGCAGTCGCCGAAGCCGCTGAAGTCATCGAGATCATTTTCAAGGGGCGCCGCCGCGCGCACTATGCGAACCCACGGGAGCTCCCGGTCCACGAAGGGGACTACGTCGTGGTTCAGGCCGAGCGCGGCGAGGATCTGGGCCGCGTGCACCATACGAGCGAGTGGGTGAAGCGGACTCATCTCCAGGGATCCCTCAAGCAGATCCTGCGCGTCGCCCGCGCGGAGGATCTGGAGCTACACGAGCGAAATCGCGCCAAGGAAGAGCGCGCCTTCGGGATCTGCAAGGACCGGATCGTCCACCGCGACGTCGAGATGAAGCTGGTCGACTGCGAGTACCAGCTGGACGGAAACCGCGTCACCTTCTTCTTCACCGCGGAGAAGCGCGTCGACTTCCGCGACCTGGTGAAGGACCTGGCCTCGGCGTTCCGCACGAGGATCGAGCTCCGCCAGATCGGCGTGCGCGACGAAGCGGGCCGGATCGGCGGGGTCGGAACGTGTGGCCGCGAGCTCTGCTGCGCCACGTGGCTCCGGGAATTCGAGCCGATCACGCTCAAGATGGCGAAAGACCAGGGACTCTCTCCCAGCCCCTCCAAGATCTCGGGCGCTTGCGGGCGCCTCAAGTGCTGCCTCCGCTACGAGCTCGACTTCTACAAGGAGGCGGCGCGCGAATTCCCCAAGATCGGGAGCAAGCTCACGCTTCCGGACGGCGAATGGGAGGTCCGACGCGTCGACATCTTCTACCGCACGCTTCATCTCACCGACGAGGGTGGCAAGGAGTCGTCGGTCGAGCTCTCGGCTCTCCCGGCGGGTACGAAGATCGTCGGTCCGAGCCGGGACCGCAGAAAGGGATGCGACAAATCCGAGTGTGCCTCCCGGGGGACAAAGCCCGGGGACGGAGAGAATCCGGCGCGCGGACCCAAGCCGCCGCGGTCCCCCTCGGAGAATTGA